A stretch of Brassica napus cultivar Da-Ae chromosome C6, Da-Ae, whole genome shotgun sequence DNA encodes these proteins:
- the LOC106355863 gene encoding uncharacterized protein LOC106355863, with amino-acid sequence MPKIWRVYDRVRGIALSSEKFQFVFKREDDMETVLKDRPWSFNHWTMLIDRWVPSPPKTFLSTVDVWVRIHHIPMNYYTLDTMDFLARKIGKVIEIAYDPNVSQKDTFILAQVRLDIANPTTATHVLNIPSGGQVMIEFEYEKLRKRPDCPMLHIKSPRAAASVNSSKEKVVNTVIARGQQELGVYLSVPPGFEPLFPELPPEERAMAMQYIAHSDPTERQARIVRVQQSILTEGVPEWVDMPKISHDLFKDNSLVFGFELQSGLQSGMPQKGDPRSGTGSLPLSFRSQRRCAPVENEVSSSSSSCDPLVFRIGSSLEGRSSGTKSSGNKNGTRPQRWKRLAGKKAGDSVVQRPSGVVIREESH; translated from the exons ATGCCGAAGATCTGGCGTGTCTATGATAGAGTGAGAGGGATTGCACTCTCATCGGAGAAGTTCCAGTTTGTCTTTAAGAGAGAGGATGATATGGAAACAGTGTTAAAGGATAGACCTTGGTCTTTCAACCATTGGACCATGCTGATAGATAGGTGGGTTCCTTCCCCGCCGAAGACTTTTCTGTCGACTGTGGATGTGTGGGTGAGGATTCATCACATTCCAATGAACTACTATACGCTGGACACAATGGATTTCCTGGCAAGAAAGATTGGAAAAGTTATTGAGATTGCTTACGATCCAAATGTTTCTCAGAAGGACACTTTCATCCTAGCTCAGGTGAGGCTTGATATTGCGAACCCAACAACAGCAACACATGTTCTTAATATACCGTCTGGTGGTCAAGTAATGATCGAGTTTGAATATGAAAAACTCCGGAAGAG GCCTGACTGCCCCATGCTTCACATCAAGTCCCCCCGAGCTGCAGCATCTGTAAATTCTTCCAAGGAGAAAGTAGTCAATACTGTCATTGCCCGTGGACAGCAGGAACTCGGTGTGTACCTTTCTGTTCCTCCTGGTTTTGAGCCTTTGTTCCCTGAGCTACCACCAGAGGAAAGAGCTATGGCAATGCAGTATATCGCTCATAGTGATCCTACAGAACGCCAAGCTCGGATTGTGAGAGTTCAGCAGTCTATCTTGACAGAAGGTGTACCTGAGTGGGTTGACATGCCAAAGATTAGCCATGATCTGTTTAAAGATAACAGTCTTGTCTTCGGCTTTGAACTTCAGAGTGGTCTGCAAAGTGGTATGCCTCAGAAGGGTGATCCTCGCTCCGGTACTGGCTCTCTTCCGTTAAGTTTTCGTTCTCAGAGGAGATGTGCTCCTGTGGAGAATGAGGTGTCGAGTTCTTCTTCCTCCTGTGATCCACTGGTCTTTAGGATTGGCTCATCTTTAGAGGGCCGCTCCTCCGGGACCAAGTCTTCAGGGAATAAGAATGGGACGCGACCTCAGCGATGGAAGCGCTTGGCAGGAAAGAAAGCGGGTGATTCGGTGGTGCAGCGTCCTTCTGGTGTGGTTATCAGGGAGGAGTCTCATTGA